From Candoia aspera isolate rCanAsp1 chromosome 8, rCanAsp1.hap2, whole genome shotgun sequence, a single genomic window includes:
- the PDCL2 gene encoding phosducin-like protein 2 has translation MTWQYLGLLFPKDPNEDTEWNDILRDFGILPPKEEVKDEIEEMVLRLQKEAEVKPYERMNLKQLKEAEDDFDEEDLKAVEVYRKQRLEELKTLQKRQKFGELKEISGDQYVKEVTNAPKDVWVVIHLYNSSIPICALVNRHLSLLATKFPETKFVKAVAKSCIENYHDRCLPTIFVYKDGKIEGKLIGVMECGGTSLTVEGLEWKLAEFGAIKTDLEENPRKGVMDMMMSSLRKASIDDN, from the exons ATGACCTGGCAATATCTGGGACTTTTGTTTCCAAAGGATCCCAATGAAGATACAGAATGGAATGACATATTAAGAGATTTTGGGATCCTGCCTCCAAAAGAAGAGGTGaaggatgaaattgaagaaatgGTTTTACGTTTACAGAAAGAAGCAGAAG TGAAACCTTATGAAAGAATGAATCTGAAACAACTCAAAGAGGCTGAAGATGATTTTGATGAGGAAGATTTAAAAGCTGTTGAAGTGTACAG GAAACAACGTTTGGAAGAACTAAAAACTCTACAAAAGAGGCAAAAATTTGGAGAACTGAAAGAAATTTCTGGGGATCAATATGTGAAAGAAGTCACAAATGCGCCAAAAGATGTGTGGGTTGTCATCCATCTGTATAACTCAAG CATTCCAATATGTGCACTGGTTAACAGACACCTCAGCCTACTGGCCACAAAATTTCCAGAAACCAAGTTTGTGAAAGCTGTTGCCAAGAGCTGTATTGAAAATTATCATGATAGGTGCTTACCTACAATATTTGTCTATAAGGATGGTAAAATTGAAGGCAAGTTAATTGGAGTTATGGAGTGTGGAGGAACATCACTTACAGTAGAAG GCCTCGAATGGAAGCTGGCAGAATTTGGTGCTATAAAAACGGATTTAGAAGAAAACCCCAGAAAAGGTGTTATGGACATGATGATGTCTTCGCTTAGAAAGGCTTCCATAGATGACAATTAG